One part of the Synergistaceae bacterium genome encodes these proteins:
- a CDS encoding bifunctional phosphoribosyl-AMP cyclohydrolase/phosphoribosyl-ATP diphosphatase HisIE, translating into MLNINELKFDSDGLIPAILIDDDSGDVLMLAYMNRESLQISLDKKLACFWSRSRKKLWLKGETSGNYQHIREIKADCDRDTLLIYVKPDGPACHLGNKSCFVDDLMTRENEQHEKFTICGLMELIKARKSQKVEGSYTSYLFDKGLDKILKKIGEESSEVIIAAKNDKREAIYEISDLIYHMLVLMAEMNIEIPEIIKELASRHVIDKKVKQETMRS; encoded by the coding sequence ATGTTGAATATAAACGAATTAAAATTTGACTCTGATGGATTAATCCCGGCTATCTTAATTGACGATGACTCCGGCGATGTTTTAATGCTTGCTTACATGAACCGTGAAAGCCTGCAAATATCGCTTGATAAAAAATTGGCGTGCTTCTGGAGTCGTTCGCGCAAAAAATTATGGCTCAAAGGCGAGACCAGCGGAAATTATCAGCACATACGAGAAATTAAGGCCGATTGCGACCGTGATACACTGTTAATTTACGTCAAACCCGACGGCCCTGCATGTCATTTAGGCAATAAATCGTGTTTTGTTGATGATTTAATGACTCGCGAGAATGAACAGCACGAAAAATTTACTATCTGCGGACTCATGGAATTAATTAAAGCTCGCAAGTCGCAAAAAGTTGAAGGCTCTTACACCTCGTATTTATTCGATAAGGGGCTTGACAAGATTCTAAAGAAAATCGGCGAGGAAAGCTCTGAAGTTATTATCGCTGCAAAGAACGACAAACGCGAGGCCATTTACGAAATTTCCGACTTGATTTATCACATGCTCGTATTAATGGCAGAAATGAATATAGAGATTCCAGAAATTATAAAGGAGTTAGCCTCACGCCACGTAATAGACAAGAAAGTCAAACAGGAGACTATGAGATCATGA
- a CDS encoding cation:proton antiporter, with product MNSIQYLLDLAIILFAAKIFSVIGRKFGVPEVVGEILAGLVVGSAVLGVVKESDFLNIMAELGVIMLMFEAGLSTNLQELKKSGLKAIFIACGGVIVPLIMGTILFMSFYGFDAPRFMKGLFIGTIMSATSVSITVAVLKELGKLSDTVGTTIVSAAIIDDVLGIILLTIVTGLSGHGETETVSSVLLKVAAFFAGTIITGFIVYKFMSWLDNIYSHTRRIPIISLCYCFILAYVSETYFGIADITGAYVAGVILCNIADSNYVARRIDISSYMIFAPIFFAGIGLKTSFSSMDARLLMFSICFVIIALISKVIGCGGCARLMGFNSGDSLKIGTGMMTRGEVALITAQKGLAIGLLTADYFTAVILMILVSSIVTPMILKKEYV from the coding sequence ATGAACAGTATTCAATATTTGCTGGATTTGGCGATTATTTTATTTGCTGCAAAAATTTTTAGCGTAATCGGAAGGAAATTCGGCGTGCCTGAAGTCGTCGGGGAAATTTTAGCGGGGCTTGTAGTCGGTTCTGCTGTGTTGGGCGTTGTGAAGGAGTCTGACTTCCTAAATATTATGGCAGAATTAGGCGTTATTATGCTTATGTTCGAGGCCGGACTCAGCACTAATCTGCAGGAACTCAAGAAATCAGGTTTGAAAGCTATATTTATTGCCTGTGGTGGTGTAATTGTGCCGTTAATAATGGGTACGATTTTATTTATGTCGTTTTACGGTTTTGACGCGCCACGTTTCATGAAGGGATTATTTATCGGGACAATTATGTCGGCTACATCAGTGAGTATTACTGTTGCAGTATTAAAGGAGCTAGGCAAATTATCAGATACAGTCGGGACTACGATTGTAAGTGCAGCAATTATTGATGACGTTCTCGGAATAATTTTATTGACGATTGTAACGGGTTTAAGCGGTCATGGTGAGACTGAAACTGTGTCAAGTGTTCTATTAAAGGTTGCGGCCTTTTTTGCAGGTACGATTATAACGGGCTTCATAGTCTATAAATTTATGTCATGGCTTGATAATATTTATTCACACACAAGGCGTATTCCTATAATAAGTCTTTGTTATTGTTTTATTCTTGCTTATGTGTCGGAAACTTATTTTGGAATCGCTGACATTACCGGCGCATACGTTGCAGGAGTAATTTTATGCAATATAGCAGACAGTAATTATGTTGCACGCCGTATAGATATTAGCTCGTACATGATATTTGCTCCTATTTTCTTTGCTGGCATAGGCCTTAAGACGAGTTTTAGCAGTATGGACGCGCGTCTTCTGATGTTCAGTATTTGTTTTGTTATAATTGCGCTAATTTCGAAAGTTATCGGCTGCGGAGGTTGTGCGAGGCTTATGGGATTCAATTCCGGCGACTCTCTTAAAATCGGTACAGGCATGATGACTCGCGGAGAAGTAGCACTTATAACGGCTCAAAAGGGGTTGGCTATAGGATTGCTGACGGCTGATTATTTCACGGCTGTAATATTGATGATTCTTGTAAGCTCGATTGTAACGCCGATGATTCTCAAGAAAGAATATGTTTAA
- the hisF gene encoding imidazole glycerol phosphate synthase subunit HisF, with protein sequence MITKRIIPCLDVKNGRVVKGVNFQGLNDVDSPVELAKFYSDNGADELVFYDITASSDGRKIFTDILRETARNVFIPLTVGGGISSVQDFERVLSCGADKVSVNTGAIKNPGLIPEAAKLYGSQCVVISADVKRVGGQFHVFARGGRDDTGLEAISWIKNCVDKGAGEVVLNSIDTDGVKKGFDLEMLAAVCESVSVPVIASGGAGCIEDFITLFKTLPKVDAGLAASIFHFGEVAIKDLKSAMFAENIPVRL encoded by the coding sequence ATGATTACAAAGCGAATAATCCCATGTCTTGACGTTAAAAACGGGCGAGTCGTGAAGGGCGTAAATTTTCAGGGCTTGAATGACGTTGATTCACCCGTTGAACTTGCAAAATTTTATAGCGATAACGGAGCTGACGAGCTAGTTTTTTATGATATTACGGCTTCATCAGACGGCAGAAAAATTTTTACTGATATTTTGCGTGAGACAGCTAGAAACGTTTTTATCCCGTTGACAGTAGGCGGAGGAATCTCAAGTGTTCAGGACTTCGAGCGGGTTTTATCGTGCGGAGCTGATAAAGTTAGTGTCAATACCGGCGCAATAAAGAATCCCGGTTTAATTCCTGAAGCTGCAAAATTGTATGGCTCTCAATGCGTTGTAATTTCTGCTGACGTTAAGAGAGTCGGCGGTCAATTTCATGTTTTCGCGCGGGGCGGCCGTGATGATACAGGACTTGAGGCTATAAGCTGGATAAAAAATTGTGTTGACAAAGGCGCGGGCGAGGTCGTATTAAATTCTATTGACACTGACGGCGTGAAAAAAGGTTTTGATCTCGAAATGCTTGCTGCTGTCTGTGAGTCTGTGAGCGTTCCTGTTATAGCTTCGGGCGGTGCAGGCTGTATTGAAGACTTTATTACACTTTTTAAGACTCTTCCGAAAGTTGATGCGGGTTTAGCTGCGTCAATATTTCATTTCGGCGAGGTTGCAATAAAAGATTTGAAATCTGCAATGTTCGCGGAAAATATTCCTGTTAGATTATAA
- the hisA gene encoding 1-(5-phosphoribosyl)-5-[(5-phosphoribosylamino)methylideneamino]imidazole-4-carboxamide isomerase, which produces MIIFPAIDLYKGEAVRLLRGDYENMTIYDSNPLNTAKKFRDSGAEWIHIVDLEGAKTGDTKNFDVIINVRKESGLKCEVGGGIRDLFTIERYINSGIDRIILGTSAVNDKNLLVQAIKNFGADKIAVGVDIRDGLVAVKGWQEKTSLDAFNFCAELDSLGVKFIICTDISRDGAMKGTNRKLYENLSAKFHMNITASGGVSTLDDVISLAKMNLYGAIIGKAYYTGAINLSQAIEAAAIK; this is translated from the coding sequence ATGATAATTTTTCCTGCAATAGATTTGTACAAGGGCGAGGCAGTGAGGCTCTTGCGGGGCGATTATGAGAACATGACAATTTATGACTCTAATCCCTTAAACACTGCTAAAAAATTTCGTGATTCGGGTGCTGAATGGATTCATATAGTCGATTTAGAAGGAGCTAAAACGGGCGATACAAAAAATTTTGATGTCATTATAAATGTTCGCAAAGAGTCCGGCTTAAAATGTGAGGTAGGCGGAGGAATCAGAGATTTATTTACTATTGAACGTTATATAAATTCCGGCATTGATAGAATAATTTTAGGAACTTCAGCAGTTAATGACAAAAATTTACTAGTTCAGGCAATAAAAAATTTCGGTGCTGACAAAATCGCAGTTGGTGTTGATATTCGTGATGGTCTCGTAGCTGTCAAAGGATGGCAGGAAAAAACGAGTCTTGACGCATTTAATTTCTGTGCGGAACTTGATTCGCTCGGAGTAAAATTTATAATCTGCACTGACATATCACGAGACGGCGCAATGAAAGGCACTAACCGCAAATTATACGAGAATCTAAGCGCGAAATTTCACATGAATATAACAGCTTCAGGAGGAGTCAGCACCCTTGATGATGTTATCTCGCTCGCAAAAATGAATCTCTACGGAGCAATAATCGGCAAGGCTTACTACACCGGAGCAATAAATCTATCACAAGCAATCGAGGCGGCAGCAATAAAATGA
- the hisH gene encoding imidazole glycerol phosphate synthase subunit HisH — MIAIINYGVGNLFSLASSFKAIGQDVIITSNPQDLHDSERIILPGVGAFGDAAEKLFDSGLAEPLINEAHSGKPLLGICLGMQLLVTKSYEFGEHDGLNLIPGEIRSIGEFIPAGLKIPQIGWNALNLHKTGGVFANTHEGQHVYFVHSYCAVCDEKFITATTNYGADLTAAIQSGNIYGVQFHPEKSGSVGLDILRAFCEVQ, encoded by the coding sequence ATGATTGCAATTATAAATTATGGTGTAGGAAATTTATTTTCTCTTGCAAGCTCATTCAAGGCGATAGGTCAGGACGTTATTATCACGTCAAATCCTCAAGACTTGCACGACTCAGAACGTATAATTTTGCCGGGGGTTGGCGCGTTCGGTGATGCTGCGGAAAAATTATTTGACTCCGGACTTGCAGAGCCGTTAATAAATGAAGCTCATTCGGGAAAACCTTTACTCGGAATTTGTTTAGGTATGCAATTATTAGTTACAAAAAGTTATGAGTTCGGCGAGCATGACGGATTAAATTTGATTCCCGGCGAGATTCGTTCAATTGGTGAATTTATACCGGCAGGACTCAAGATTCCCCAAATCGGCTGGAACGCTTTAAACTTGCACAAAACCGGCGGAGTCTTTGCGAACACTCACGAGGGGCAGCACGTTTATTTTGTGCATTCATATTGTGCGGTGTGCGATGAAAAATTTATTACGGCGACTACAAATTACGGCGCAGATTTAACAGCAGCGATTCAATCAGGCAATATTTACGGAGTCCAATTTCATCCGGAAAAAAGCGGCTCGGTCGGACTTGATATTTTGCGTGCGTTCTGTGAGGTGCAATAA
- a CDS encoding CatB-related O-acetyltransferase, whose product MNGANHQINSITTFPFYTLEGWHMSPPDLKNLPLKGDTVINNDVWIGQNAVILPGVNIGDGAIIGANSVVGCDVAPYSVVIGNPAREIRKRFDDELINLLLKFKWWDKSITEINSLIPVLTSPDLERVKAHIKNYLYGGNENLNDSQS is encoded by the coding sequence ATGAACGGCGCGAATCATCAAATAAATTCTATAACGACATTCCCATTTTACACGTTAGAGGGCTGGCACATGAGTCCCCCTGATTTAAAAAATTTACCGCTCAAGGGAGATACGGTCATAAATAATGACGTTTGGATCGGACAAAATGCTGTTATTCTTCCCGGAGTCAATATCGGCGACGGTGCAATTATCGGCGCAAATAGTGTAGTCGGCTGCGATGTTGCTCCTTATAGTGTAGTAATAGGCAATCCGGCGCGGGAAATTCGTAAACGTTTTGACGATGAATTAATTAATTTGCTGCTAAAATTTAAATGGTGGGACAAATCAATAACAGAAATTAACTCGTTGATTCCTGTCTTGACGAGTCCTGACTTGGAACGGGTAAAGGCTCATATAAAAAATTATTTATACGGAGGTAATGAAAATTTAAATGATTCTCAATCCTGA
- a CDS encoding precorrin-8X methylmutase — protein MILNPDEIERESMRIIEILISGKYSGSSENLPVIKRVIHATADFDFLETLYFSENVISKAHDAILSGTPIITDTNMLKAGISKTFTQKFGINIICHVNEPETQESAQKLNLSRSIINIERAVKDFPRAIYAIGNAPTALIKLCELINEGLAYPALIIGVPVGFVNVIEAKEMLADLVNVPRIIANGRKGGSSVACAIVNALLYSA, from the coding sequence ATGATTCTCAATCCTGACGAAATCGAACGCGAAAGTATGCGAATTATAGAGATTCTCATATCAGGCAAGTATTCGGGTTCAAGTGAAAATTTACCAGTAATTAAACGCGTCATCCATGCAACGGCAGATTTTGACTTTCTCGAAACTCTATATTTTTCCGAAAATGTAATCTCAAAGGCTCATGACGCAATTTTATCCGGCACTCCCATAATTACAGATACAAATATGTTAAAGGCCGGAATTAGCAAGACTTTCACGCAAAAATTTGGGATAAATATAATCTGTCATGTAAACGAGCCTGAGACTCAAGAAAGCGCGCAAAAATTGAATCTCTCACGCTCAATAATCAATATAGAACGCGCAGTAAAAGATTTTCCCCGTGCAATTTACGCGATAGGCAATGCTCCGACGGCCTTAATAAAATTGTGTGAACTCATAAACGAAGGACTCGCATATCCCGCACTTATAATCGGAGTCCCGGTCGGCTTTGTGAACGTCATCGAAGCTAAAGAAATGCTCGCAGATTTAGTGAACGTTCCCCGAATTATCGCAAACGGACGCAAGGGAGGAAGCTCCGTCGCTTGTGCAATAGTCAACGCCCTGTTATATTCGGCATAA
- the cbiD gene encoding cobalamin biosynthesis protein CbiD, whose protein sequence is MCNSQRPVIFGITTGTCAAGAAKAAAIFESTQKVSESVIIHNLDGLEFKLNTFRHDAHFFGVQKFSGDDKCDITDGIKILARVDILDDFNRFIFTAGEGVGVVTLPGLKVPPGEPAINPVPRKMIEFAVREIIPRRSVNVTIAIPDGEKIAQKTFNPRLGIYGGLSILGTTGLVKPMNERALLESLTLELNMIRSLGFDEIYITFANTGEKALRKIFSVTGRNIIQSGNYIGHVLDESARLNFSRAIICGHPGKLLKVAAGSFNTHNKISDGRLEALCTQLALTGANHEIISRVYHSNTTNEAINIISESGYNNVWQNLAAVTAKKCAERVNNKLEIFAYFIDNDGRLL, encoded by the coding sequence TTGTGCAATAGTCAACGCCCTGTTATATTCGGCATAACAACGGGAACATGTGCAGCAGGTGCAGCAAAGGCCGCAGCAATCTTTGAGTCAACGCAAAAAGTTTCTGAAAGCGTAATAATTCATAATCTCGACGGACTCGAATTTAAGCTGAACACTTTCAGGCACGACGCACATTTTTTCGGCGTACAAAAATTTTCAGGCGATGACAAGTGCGACATTACTGACGGAATAAAAATTTTAGCCCGCGTTGATATTCTTGACGACTTCAACAGATTTATTTTTACGGCAGGAGAAGGAGTCGGAGTCGTAACTCTCCCCGGCTTGAAAGTTCCCCCCGGCGAACCCGCAATTAATCCAGTTCCGCGCAAAATGATAGAATTTGCAGTACGTGAAATTATTCCGCGCAGATCCGTTAATGTTACAATTGCAATCCCCGACGGTGAAAAAATTGCGCAGAAAACTTTTAATCCAAGACTCGGAATTTACGGCGGACTCTCGATTTTAGGCACAACCGGACTCGTTAAGCCCATGAACGAACGCGCATTATTGGAGTCTCTCACTCTTGAACTTAATATGATTCGTTCACTTGGATTTGACGAGATTTACATAACTTTTGCGAATACAGGCGAGAAGGCTTTACGCAAAATTTTTAGTGTTACAGGCAGAAATATAATTCAATCAGGAAATTATATCGGTCATGTTCTCGACGAGTCAGCTAGATTAAATTTTTCGCGCGCAATAATCTGCGGTCATCCCGGAAAATTATTAAAAGTTGCAGCAGGTTCATTCAACACTCATAATAAAATTTCTGACGGGAGGCTCGAAGCTCTTTGCACTCAATTAGCTTTAACGGGGGCAAATCACGAAATTATTTCACGAGTCTATCACAGCAACACGACCAATGAAGCAATAAATATAATCAGTGAGTCAGGTTATAATAACGTCTGGCAGAATTTAGCAGCAGTAACCGCAAAAAAATGCGCTGAACGAGTGAATAATAAACTAGAAATTTTTGCATATTTTATCGACAATGACGGGAGATTATTATAA
- the cbiE gene encoding precorrin-6y C5,15-methyltransferase (decarboxylating) subunit CbiE has translation MLTIAGAGTGEIINSVKKAINESDIIFAHERFKYLVPADKKFIPLKNFSEIFNIIESESGNKLILVSGDPGIYSLLPLVKKKFSDIRVIPGISSLQVICAHACESWQDAKILSGHGRKLKSATFLNIIERSRLVILFCDENISPEWACKNLADFRELDIFIGERLGSSEEKIYSGTPKDFMTRKFLQPSIILIRNKNIYEPLKLCDKNFLRESGIHITNENIRSIILDKLALSQDSILWDIGAGSGSISVTAAHKFIYSEVHAIECKSQAAKLISRNAQKFHVHNICVHEGRALEVIKNLPAPTHVFIGGSKGELTGILKYLSGLKISIRLVIECVTLETLCCAFDFMKEYKNFEITQAAINTSKNISNSITLMKAHSPVNILCADVN, from the coding sequence ATGCTTACTATTGCCGGAGCAGGTACGGGAGAAATTATTAACTCAGTCAAGAAGGCCATAAACGAGTCTGATATTATATTTGCTCATGAAAGATTTAAATATTTAGTCCCGGCAGATAAAAAGTTTATCCCGCTCAAAAATTTTAGTGAAATATTTAATATAATCGAGTCAGAGTCAGGAAATAAATTAATTCTCGTCTCAGGAGATCCCGGAATTTACAGCCTTTTACCGCTCGTGAAGAAAAAATTTAGCGATATTCGAGTCATTCCCGGTATAAGCTCACTTCAAGTAATATGCGCTCATGCGTGCGAATCATGGCAGGACGCGAAAATTTTATCAGGTCATGGCCGTAAACTTAAATCAGCAACTTTCTTGAACATAATCGAACGCTCAAGACTCGTTATTTTATTTTGCGACGAAAATATTTCTCCTGAATGGGCATGTAAGAATTTAGCAGATTTCAGAGAGCTTGATATTTTTATCGGTGAGAGACTCGGAAGCAGCGAAGAAAAAATTTATTCAGGCACTCCGAAAGATTTCATGACTCGAAAATTTTTGCAGCCTTCTATAATTCTTATACGCAACAAAAATATTTATGAGCCGTTAAAGCTGTGTGATAAAAACTTTTTGCGCGAGTCAGGGATTCACATAACGAACGAAAATATAAGATCTATAATTCTTGACAAATTAGCGCTGAGTCAAGACTCGATTTTATGGGACATCGGCGCAGGTTCAGGAAGTATAAGCGTTACAGCAGCTCACAAATTTATTTACAGTGAAGTTCACGCAATAGAGTGTAAATCTCAGGCAGCAAAATTAATTTCCCGCAATGCACAAAAATTTCATGTTCATAATATTTGCGTTCATGAAGGCCGAGCGCTTGAAGTGATAAAAAATTTACCTGCACCGACCCACGTTTTTATCGGAGGCAGCAAGGGCGAATTAACCGGCATTCTTAAATATTTATCGGGGCTGAAAATTTCTATAAGACTCGTGATTGAGTGTGTAACCCTTGAGACTTTGTGCTGTGCATTTGACTTCATGAAGGAATATAAAAATTTCGAGATCACCCAAGCAGCAATTAACACATCAAAGAATATTTCAAATTCTATAACTCTTATGAAAGCTCACTCACCAGTAAATATTTTGTGTGCTGATGTGAATTAA
- a CDS encoding transporter substrate-binding domain-containing protein — protein sequence MKKFLAIIMMLALSAGVCFAEGLNISKPDQFVNYKIGTQRGTIAEGIAKKMLGDKASKQLITYEKATDVIQALKVGKIDCAIMDEAPALQFKKNDPSNLTILPDALTVEQYAIGFKQGNKELVEQVNKALAQIKASGQLQAIMLKYKEDPMSTKPEDIDLHVGAKGGKLIVGTESGFPPYDIKVGDGYTGIDIEMCALIAGILDKELVIIAYPFDSLFAAVNSGKVDMICAGITVNEERKMFTDFSDPYEDAKQVGVVLTKDYAPAK from the coding sequence ATGAAAAAGTTTTTAGCAATTATTATGATGCTCGCGTTAAGTGCTGGTGTGTGCTTTGCTGAAGGACTCAATATTTCCAAGCCCGACCAGTTTGTAAATTACAAAATAGGAACTCAGAGAGGCACAATCGCAGAGGGTATCGCAAAAAAAATGCTCGGCGACAAAGCATCAAAGCAGCTTATCACTTATGAGAAAGCAACAGACGTTATTCAGGCGTTGAAGGTCGGAAAAATCGACTGCGCAATCATGGACGAGGCTCCCGCGCTGCAATTCAAGAAAAATGACCCTTCGAATCTTACAATTTTGCCGGACGCTTTGACAGTTGAGCAATATGCAATAGGATTCAAGCAGGGCAATAAAGAATTAGTCGAGCAGGTCAACAAAGCACTTGCACAGATTAAAGCCAGCGGACAACTTCAAGCAATCATGCTCAAGTACAAAGAAGACCCGATGTCAACCAAGCCAGAAGATATTGATTTACACGTCGGAGCTAAGGGCGGAAAATTAATCGTCGGCACTGAGTCAGGCTTCCCCCCCTATGATATTAAAGTCGGCGACGGTTACACCGGAATCGATATTGAAATGTGTGCATTAATCGCCGGGATTCTTGACAAAGAGCTTGTAATTATCGCTTACCCGTTCGACTCATTGTTCGCAGCAGTCAACAGCGGAAAAGTTGACATGATCTGCGCAGGAATTACAGTAAATGAAGAGAGAAAAATGTTTACAGATTTCTCTGACCCCTACGAGGACGCAAAACAGGTCGGAGTCGTTCTCACAAAGGATTATGCGCCCGCAAAATAG
- a CDS encoding sodium:solute symporter family protein: MVELGILIVVILVTGAGLIAGYKVRDNADFLTGGGKSSTLLATGAVVGTLIGSQSTLGTAQLAFNFGISACWFTVGTALGCLAIALLYCDKLRYSGCTTQFQIISREYGKLTEKAGAILCTTGTFISILAQVTACIGFMMTLYPSLNLFQASCVSSLLICLYIIFGGTWGLGFGGLIKVALIYITCAACFVIALMNAGGVTGIFTGAEKFLLDSNIGRVHKIFNHSDFAANYLNLTARGFHKDLGSCVSLILGLLSTQTYMQFILSARDSRSAKYSFLWGLALVPPVGVAGIFIGLYMRANYITLDELKTLVSMGLQIPDVPVLVSTIQVFPAFIVRHISPFFGGLMIGTLFVTVIGGSSGLLLGISAILVEDVLTAFKFVKSHKLFFSRAIIIFTLIIAAFIANNFTASAINDLGFLSMTLRASVVFMPLTCALWLKKRISRRFILASIILSPLIAIMGALFNFPLEPLYIGMSVSVLCCVIGFYSQRT; this comes from the coding sequence TTGGTCGAACTCGGAATCTTAATTGTTGTAATTCTCGTAACGGGAGCAGGTTTAATCGCAGGTTATAAAGTCAGAGACAACGCAGATTTTCTCACGGGGGGCGGTAAATCTTCGACTCTTTTAGCTACGGGCGCGGTAGTCGGGACTCTCATAGGTTCGCAATCAACTTTAGGGACGGCTCAATTAGCATTTAATTTCGGGATTTCTGCTTGCTGGTTTACTGTCGGAACGGCTTTAGGTTGTCTTGCTATTGCGTTGCTTTATTGTGATAAATTACGTTATTCGGGCTGCACTACACAATTTCAAATTATTTCGCGCGAATATGGAAAATTAACCGAGAAGGCCGGCGCGATTTTGTGTACTACAGGAACATTTATAAGCATTCTCGCACAAGTTACGGCGTGCATAGGCTTTATGATGACTCTTTACCCGTCATTGAATTTATTTCAGGCTTCTTGCGTGAGTTCTTTATTAATTTGCTTATATATAATTTTCGGAGGGACATGGGGACTCGGTTTCGGAGGACTCATAAAGGTTGCATTAATTTATATCACGTGTGCGGCCTGTTTTGTGATTGCTTTAATGAATGCGGGCGGAGTTACAGGAATTTTTACGGGAGCAGAAAAATTTTTGCTTGATTCTAATATAGGAAGAGTACATAAAATTTTTAATCATTCAGATTTTGCAGCAAATTATTTGAATCTCACTGCTAGGGGATTTCACAAAGATTTAGGCTCGTGCGTGTCGTTGATTCTGGGGTTGTTGTCGACTCAGACGTACATGCAATTTATTCTTAGCGCAAGAGATTCGAGAAGTGCGAAATATAGTTTTTTATGGGGCTTGGCCTTAGTTCCTCCGGTTGGTGTTGCAGGAATATTTATCGGGCTTTACATGAGAGCAAATTATATAACTCTTGACGAATTAAAGACTCTCGTTTCTATGGGTTTGCAAATTCCTGATGTCCCTGTTCTTGTGAGTACGATACAAGTTTTCCCGGCCTTTATCGTTAGACATATTTCGCCGTTTTTCGGGGGCTTAATGATAGGGACTCTTTTTGTTACGGTTATTGGCGGTAGTTCGGGCTTATTGCTGGGAATTTCTGCGATTCTTGTAGAAGATGTCTTGACAGCGTTTAAATTTGTGAAGAGTCATAAATTGTTTTTCTCGCGTGCAATAATAATTTTCACGTTGATTATAGCGGCATTTATCGCAAATAATTTTACGGCCAGTGCAATAAATGATTTAGGTTTTCTCTCGATGACGTTGCGTGCGAGCGTTGTATTTATGCCGTTGACTTGTGCATTATGGCTGAAGAAAAGAATTTCGCGCAGATTTATTCTAGCTTCGATTATATTATCGCCGTTAATTGCAATTATGGGAGCGTTATTTAATTTCCCGTTAGAGCCTTTATATATTGGGATGAGTGTTTCTGTCTTGTGTTGTGTGATAGGCTTTTATAGTCAACGTACTTGA